A region from the Lolium perenne isolate Kyuss_39 chromosome 4, Kyuss_2.0, whole genome shotgun sequence genome encodes:
- the LOC127325701 gene encoding uncharacterized protein isoform X1: protein MDLILPFKVGGVVELRSFDAGYRGAWFRCKISDMCIRYGHMEYQVEYMDYPEEKRSWSRLYKVPPKYRRKAGRKAGQNRELMLRPPFPPWCRDNDIPEHGQKMDVLAVVSSPWKVGDLIDWQHTSCFWTGKITELLGDNKAMIACPEIPLGEGGCYEVYLDDLRPALDWSLEKGWSAPLSKENGECWYTARLVTENPDTGSSSSDEDIEQSDDGIKEVQKCWNGSFDTAKQEQHNCLNGSCVTAEKVKDPDVKHPASRNGRHCMKSQPHSEEEPQKCTNEEPDTSLVAIRPKAQLTPDESDECCTNIQAEYPTSPLANSGHSCEFLTNGQSGITSLKKLKTSTGCASVQQPPGTAGEALMDLEKVASKIRRAQDLLQSIDDTPSSRAPSWRLYR from the exons ATGGACCTAATACTTCCATTTAAAGTTGGAGGTGTTGTAGAGTTAAGATCCTTCGATGCTGGTTACAGGGGTGCATGGTTCCGTTGCAAG ATCAGCGATATGTGTATCAGGTATGGTCACATGGAGTATCAGGTTGAGTATATGGACTATCCAGAGGAAA AAAGGAGCTGGAGTAGACTCTACAAAGTTCCCCCAAAATACCGTCGGAAAGCAGGTCGGAAAGCAGGACAGAATAGGGAGCTCATGCTACGACCTCCTTTTCCTCCATGGTGTCGGGATAATGATATTCCTGAGCATGGCCAGAAGATGGATGTTCTAGCAGTTGTAAGCAGCCCTTGGAAAGTTGGTGACTTGATTGACTGGCAGCACACCAGTTGTTTCTGGACCGGGAAAATTACCGAGTTACTGGGCGATAACAAAGCTATG ATAGCTTGTCCTGAAATACCGCTAGGTGAAGGTGGATGCTATGAAGTCTATCTTGATGACCTGAGGCCAGCGCTTGATTGGTCCCTCGAAAAAGGGTGGAGCGCTCCTCTTTCAAAG GAAAATGGTGAATGCTGGTATACTGCCCGTTTGGTCACAGAGAACCCAG ATACAGGAAGTAGCAGCTCAGATGAGGACATTGAGCAATCTGATGACGGTATCAAGGAAGTACAAAAGTGCTGGAATGGATCATTTGACACAGCGAAGCAGGAACAACACAATtgcttgaatggatcatgtgttaCCGCGGAGAAAGTGAAGGACCCGGATGTAAAACATCCAGCTAGTAGAAATGGCAGGCACTGCATGAAGAGTCAACCACATAGCGAGGAGGAACCACAAAAATGCACGAACGAAGAGCCTGATACGTCTCTAGTGGCCATCCGCCCAAAAGCGCAACTTACGCCTGATGAAAGTGATGAATGCTGCACGAACATCCAGGCTGAGTATCCAACATCCCCACTGGCCAATTCAGGACATTCTTGTGAGTTCCTTACCAATGGCCAATCAGGTATCACCAGTTTGAAAAAACTCAAGACCTCAACCGGGTGTGCATCAGTTCAGCAGCCTCCTGGCACTGCTGGTGAGGCGTTGATGGATCTGGAGAAAGTAGCAAGTAAAATCAGAAGGGCCCAGGATCTCCTGCAATCTATCGACGATACTCCATCAAGCAGAGCGCCTTCTTGGCGATTGTATCGGTAA
- the LOC127325701 gene encoding uncharacterized protein isoform X2 has protein sequence MYMYFTWMPKTERSWSRLYKVPPKYRRKAGRKAGQNRELMLRPPFPPWCRDNDIPEHGQKMDVLAVVSSPWKVGDLIDWQHTSCFWTGKITELLGDNKAMIACPEIPLGEGGCYEVYLDDLRPALDWSLEKGWSAPLSKENGECWYTARLVTENPDTGSSSSDEDIEQSDDGIKEVQKCWNGSFDTAKQEQHNCLNGSCVTAEKVKDPDVKHPASRNGRHCMKSQPHSEEEPQKCTNEEPDTSLVAIRPKAQLTPDESDECCTNIQAEYPTSPLANSGHSCEFLTNGQSGITSLKKLKTSTGCASVQQPPGTAGEALMDLEKVASKIRRAQDLLQSIDDTPSSRAPSWRLYR, from the exons ATGTACATGTATTTCACTTGGATGCCTAAAACAG AAAGGAGCTGGAGTAGACTCTACAAAGTTCCCCCAAAATACCGTCGGAAAGCAGGTCGGAAAGCAGGACAGAATAGGGAGCTCATGCTACGACCTCCTTTTCCTCCATGGTGTCGGGATAATGATATTCCTGAGCATGGCCAGAAGATGGATGTTCTAGCAGTTGTAAGCAGCCCTTGGAAAGTTGGTGACTTGATTGACTGGCAGCACACCAGTTGTTTCTGGACCGGGAAAATTACCGAGTTACTGGGCGATAACAAAGCTATG ATAGCTTGTCCTGAAATACCGCTAGGTGAAGGTGGATGCTATGAAGTCTATCTTGATGACCTGAGGCCAGCGCTTGATTGGTCCCTCGAAAAAGGGTGGAGCGCTCCTCTTTCAAAG GAAAATGGTGAATGCTGGTATACTGCCCGTTTGGTCACAGAGAACCCAG ATACAGGAAGTAGCAGCTCAGATGAGGACATTGAGCAATCTGATGACGGTATCAAGGAAGTACAAAAGTGCTGGAATGGATCATTTGACACAGCGAAGCAGGAACAACACAATtgcttgaatggatcatgtgttaCCGCGGAGAAAGTGAAGGACCCGGATGTAAAACATCCAGCTAGTAGAAATGGCAGGCACTGCATGAAGAGTCAACCACATAGCGAGGAGGAACCACAAAAATGCACGAACGAAGAGCCTGATACGTCTCTAGTGGCCATCCGCCCAAAAGCGCAACTTACGCCTGATGAAAGTGATGAATGCTGCACGAACATCCAGGCTGAGTATCCAACATCCCCACTGGCCAATTCAGGACATTCTTGTGAGTTCCTTACCAATGGCCAATCAGGTATCACCAGTTTGAAAAAACTCAAGACCTCAACCGGGTGTGCATCAGTTCAGCAGCCTCCTGGCACTGCTGGTGAGGCGTTGATGGATCTGGAGAAAGTAGCAAGTAAAATCAGAAGGGCCCAGGATCTCCTGCAATCTATCGACGATACTCCATCAAGCAGAGCGCCTTCTTGGCGATTGTATCGGTAA
- the LOC127325714 gene encoding putative aconitate hydratase, cytoplasmic, translated as MPPLTTSLLSRSAAGPRVTAAAAAAISKPAAVAEAASSPSPSPSAPAHPLQAPRRAASSPFASGLAGRLFGGRRAAARSSSSATAIFERRFASAATKNSYDEILTSLAKPGGGANFGKYYSLPALADPRIDRLPYSIRILLESAIRNCDDFQVTGKDVEKILDWENNSTKQVEIPFKPARVLLQDFTGVPAVVDLACMRDAMSKLGSDPNKINPLVPVDLVIDHSVQVDVARSENAVQANMELEFSRNKERFGFLKWGSTAFNNMLVVPPGSGIVHQVNLEYLARVVFNNGGILYPDSVVGTDSHTTMIDGLGVAGWGVGGIEAEATMLGQPMSMVLPAVVGFKLSGKLRNGVTATDLVLTVTQMLRKHGVVGKFVEFYGGGMGELSLADRATIANMSPEYGATMGFFPVDAKTLEYLKLTGRSDETVAMIESYLRANNMFVDYSQVQADRVYSSYLELDLDEVEPCLSGPKRPHDRVTLKNMKSDWLSCLDNDVGFKGFAVPKESQGKVADFSFKGTPAKIKHGDVVIAAITSCTNTSNPNVMLGAALVAKKACDLGLEVKPWIKTSLAPGSGVVKKYLDKSGLQKYLNQLGFNIVGYGCTTCIGNSGDLDESVAAAISENDVVAAAVLSGNRNFEGRVHALTRANYLASPPLVVAYALAGTVNIDFEKEPIGISKDGKEVYFRDIWPTTDEIAEVVKSSVLPDMFKGTYESITKGNPMWNELPVSASTLYPWDPTSTYIHEPPYFKDMTMTPPGARPVKDAYCLLNFGDSITTDHISPAGSIHPDSPAAKFLKERNVERKDFNSYGSRRGNDEIMARGTFANIRLVNKFLKGEVGAKTIHVPSGEKLAVFDAAMKYKNEGHDTIILAGAEYGSGSSRDWAAKGPMLQGVKAVIAKSFERIHRSNLAGMGIVPLCFKAGEGADSLGLTGHERYSIQLPTDVKEIKPGQDVTVTTDDGKSFTCTLRFDTEVEIAYYTHGGILPYVIRKIAAEQ; from the exons ATGCCTCCCCTCaccacctccctcctctcccgCTCCGCCGCGGGGCCCCGtgtcaccgccgccgccgccgccgcgatctccaagcccgccgccgtcgccgaggcCGCCTCGTCCCCGTCCCCGTCTCCATCCGCGCCCGCGCACCCTCTCCAGGCCCCGCGCCGGGCCGCGTCCTCGCCCTTCGCGTCCGGCCTTGCGGGCCGCCTCTTCGgcggccgccgcgccgccgcccgctccTCGTCCTCCGCCACCGCCATCTTCGAGCGCCGATTCGCCTCCGCAG CGACGAAGAACTCGTACGATGAAATCCTCACCAGCCTCGCCAAGCCGGGAGGCGGAGCCAACTTCGGCAAGTACTACAGCCTACCGGCGCTCGCCGATCCGCGGATTG ATCGTCTCCCATACTCCATCAGGATCCTTCTCGAGTCGGCAATCAGGAACTGCGACGACTTCCAGGTCACGGGGAAGGACGTTGAGAAGATCCTAGACTGGGAGAACAACTCCACCAAGCAGGTCGAAATCCCCTTCAAGCCTGCCCGTGTACTCCTCCAG GATTTCACTGGTGTCCCAGCAGTTGTTGATCTTGCTTGTATGAGGGATGCTATGAGCAAACTTGGCAGTGACCCCAACAAAATTAATCCTCTG GTACCTGTAGACCTTGTTATTGACCATTCAGTACAAGTTGATGTTGCAAGATCGGAAAATGCTGTTCAGGCAAATATGGAGCTTGAGTTCAGCCGTAACAAGGAGCGGTTTGGGTTTTTGAAATGGGGTTCGACTGCATTCAACAACATGCTTGTTGTTCCACCCGGATCTGGAATTGTCCACCAG GTGAATCTTGAATATCTGGCCAGGGTCGTGTTTAACAATGGTGGGATCCTTTACCCTGATAGTGTTGTTGGCACTGATTCTCACACAACTATGATAGATGGTCTTGGCGTTGCTGGATGGGGAGTTGGTGGTATAGAGGCAGAAGCAACTATGCTTGGCCAG CCAATGAGCATGGTCTTGCCAGCAGTTGTTGGTTTCAAGTTATCAGGGAAGCTGAGGAATGGAGTTACAGCCACAGACTTGGTTCTAACAGTAACTCAAATGCTTAGGAAACATGGTGTCGTTGGGAAGTTTGTTGAATTTTATG GAGGAGGTATGGGTGAATTATCACTGGCGGATAGGGCTACTATTGCAAACATGTCACCAGAATATGGTGCAACTATGGGTTTCTTCCCAGTTGATGCGAAGACATTGGAGTACTTGAAGCTAACTGGCAGAAGCGATGAAACT GTGGCCATGATAGAGTCTTACCTGCGCGCCAATAATATGTTTGTCGACTACAGCCAG GTTCAAGCTGATAGAGTGTACTCATCTTATTTGGAACTTGACTTGGATGAGGTGGAACCATGTCTGTCTGGACCAAAACG GCCTCATGATAGAGTGACGTTAAAGAATATGAAGTCAGATTGGCTCTCTTGCCTAGACAATGATGTAGGATTCAAG GGTTTTGCTGTCCCAAAGGAATCACAGGGTAAAGTTGCTGATTTTTCCTTCAAGGGGACGCCAGCAAAAATTAAGCACGGAGATGTTGTAATTGCGGCTATCACCAGTTGCACGAACACATCAAATCCTAATGTTATGCTGGGAGCTGCTTTGGTTGCCAAAAAGGCTTGTGATCTTGGCCTTGAG GTGAAACCTTGGATTAAGACAAGCCTTGCGCCAGGTTCTGGTGTTGTgaagaagtacttggacaagag TGGTCTGCAGAAATATCTAAACCAGCTTGGCTTCAATATTGTTGGCTATGGTTGTACAACCTGCATAGGAAACTCTGGAGATCTTGATGAATCTGTAGCTGCTGCGATTTCTGAAAATG atgtTGTCGCTGCTGCTGTGTTGTCTGGAAACAGGAATTTTGAAGGACGTGTACATGCATTGACCCGAGCAAATTATCTCGCTTCTCCTCCATTGGTTGTGGCCTATGCCCTCGCTGGCACG GTTAATATTGATTTTGAGAAAGAACCAATTGGCATCTCAAAAGATGGGAAGGAGGTTTACTTCAGGGATATTTGGCCTACTACTGATGAGATTGCAGAG GTTGTGAAGTCAAGCGTACTCCCAGACATGTTCAAGGGCACATATGAGTCAATCACCAAGGGAAATCCAATGTGGAATGAGCTGCCAGTATCAGCAAGCACTCTGTACCCATGGGATCCAACATCAACATACATCCACGAGCCTCCTTATTTCAAGGATATGACAATGACCCCTCCTGGGGCACGGCCTGTGAAAGATGCGTATTGTCTTCTCAATTTTGGTGACAGTATCACAACTGATCACATATCCCCTGCTGGAAGCATCCACCCAGACAGCCCAGCTGCCAAATTCTTGAAGGAGCGCAATGTTGAAAGGAAGGACTTCAACTCATATGGCAGTCGAAGAGGGAACGATGAGATCATGGCTAGGGGAACTTTTGCCAACATTCGTCTTGTGAACAAGTTCTTGAAGGGAGAGGTTGGGGCGAAAACCATCCATGTTCCATCAGGGGAGAAGCTTGCTGTATTTGATGCTGCTATG AAATACAAGAATGAAGGACATGACACTATTATCCTGGCTGGTGCCGAGTATGGCAGTGGCAGCTCTAGGGATTGGGCTGCAAAGGGGCCGATGCTGCAG GGAGTAAAGGCCGTGATAGCCAAGAGTTTTGAAAGGATTCACCGTAGCAATCTTGCTGGAATGGGCATCGTCCCTCTATGCTTCAAGGCTGGGGAGGGCGCTGACAGTCTTGGCTTAACTGGGCATGAACGCTACTCCATCCAGCTTCCTACCGATGTGAAGGAGATCAAGCCTGGCCAAGATGTCACGGTCACAACCGATGATGGAAAGTCGTTCACGTGCACACTCCGCTTTGACACTGAG GTGGAGATCGCATACTACACCCATGGCGGTATTCTACCATATGTCATCAGAAAGATTGCCGCCGAGCAATAG